One Comamonas endophytica DNA window includes the following coding sequences:
- the xseA gene encoding exodeoxyribonuclease VII large subunit: MYDFSELPPRPTVWGVGALCRAVADALQARFNPVTVRGEITGFSRAASGHCYFSIKDAQGQIRCAMFKRAAQQLDFSPRDGELVELRGKLGIYEQRGDLQLIVDSLQRAGQGAWFEQFLRLKAQLQAEGLFDAERKRPLPAMPRGIGLVTSPGAAALHDVVTALRRRVPHIPVVLVPALVQGAQAPQSLREALAQLYRMAQEEPTGQRPAIDVILLVRGGGSIEDLWAFNDEQLARLIVQSPVPLVSGVGHETDFTIADFCADLRAPTPTAAAEMVSLPRDSWLAELAQQARRLQAAAQRHLDRHQQRLDHATQRLGRPSGQIGRNQLQLARSAQRLRHALQLRLQQQDHQLAQRAQQLPQGLLRGLESQRRRLERAALRLELLDPRHALQRGYALLTDANGQAVTRVAQARPGDALRAMLTDGDIDLTVVQPRLL, encoded by the coding sequence ATGTATGATTTTTCCGAGCTGCCGCCACGGCCCACCGTCTGGGGCGTGGGTGCGCTGTGCCGGGCCGTGGCCGATGCGCTGCAGGCGCGCTTCAACCCCGTCACGGTGCGCGGCGAGATCACCGGCTTCTCGCGCGCCGCCAGCGGGCACTGCTATTTCAGCATCAAGGATGCGCAGGGCCAGATCCGCTGCGCGATGTTCAAGCGCGCGGCGCAGCAGCTCGACTTCTCGCCGCGCGATGGCGAGCTCGTCGAGCTGCGCGGCAAGCTGGGCATCTACGAGCAGCGCGGCGACCTGCAGCTGATCGTCGACAGCCTGCAGCGCGCTGGGCAGGGCGCCTGGTTCGAGCAGTTCCTGCGCCTGAAGGCCCAGCTGCAGGCCGAGGGCCTGTTCGATGCCGAACGCAAGCGCCCGCTGCCGGCCATGCCGCGCGGCATCGGCCTCGTCACCTCGCCGGGCGCGGCGGCGCTGCACGACGTGGTGACGGCGCTGCGCCGGCGCGTGCCGCACATTCCCGTGGTGCTGGTGCCGGCGCTGGTGCAGGGCGCACAGGCGCCGCAGTCGCTGCGCGAGGCGCTGGCGCAGCTCTACCGCATGGCGCAGGAGGAGCCGACCGGGCAAAGACCGGCGATCGATGTGATCCTGCTGGTGCGCGGCGGCGGCTCGATCGAGGACCTGTGGGCCTTCAACGACGAACAGCTCGCGCGCCTGATCGTGCAGAGCCCGGTGCCGCTGGTCAGCGGCGTGGGGCACGAGACCGATTTCACCATTGCCGATTTCTGTGCCGATCTGCGCGCGCCCACACCCACGGCGGCGGCCGAGATGGTCTCGCTGCCGCGCGACAGCTGGCTGGCCGAGCTGGCGCAGCAGGCGCGGCGCCTGCAGGCCGCGGCGCAGCGCCATCTCGACCGCCACCAGCAGCGCCTGGACCATGCCACGCAGCGCCTGGGCCGCCCCTCCGGGCAGATCGGCCGCAACCAGCTGCAGCTCGCGCGCAGCGCCCAGCGCCTGCGCCATGCGCTGCAGCTGCGGCTGCAGCAGCAGGACCACCAGCTGGCGCAGCGCGCGCAGCAGCTGCCCCAGGGCCTGCTGCGCGGGCTGGAAAGCCAGCGGCGCCGGCTGGAGCGCGCGGCGCTGCGCCTGGAGCTGCTCGATCCGCGCCATGCGCTGCAGCGCGGCTATGCATTGCTCACGGATGCCAACGGGCAGGCCGTGACGCGCGTGGCGCAGGCCCGCCCGGGCGACGCGCTGCGCGCGATGCTCACAGATGGCGACATCGATCTCACGGTGGTCCAGCCGCGGCTGCTCTGA
- a CDS encoding Fe-Mn family superoxide dismutase: MEHTLPPLPYAIDALAPHYSQETLEYHHGKHHNAYVVNLNNLQKGTEFETMTLEEIIKRSSGGIYNNAAQIWNHTFFWNCMTPNGGGEPTGALADAINQKWGSYAAFKESFVKSAVGNFGSGWTWLVKKADGSVDIVNTGAAGTPLTTDDKALLTVDVWEHAYYIDYRNLRPKFVETFLDKLVNWKFAQANFA; the protein is encoded by the coding sequence ATGGAACATACCCTGCCACCCCTGCCTTACGCGATCGACGCCCTGGCACCGCACTACAGCCAGGAAACGCTGGAGTACCACCACGGCAAGCACCACAACGCCTATGTGGTGAACCTGAACAACCTGCAAAAGGGCACCGAGTTCGAGACCATGACGCTCGAGGAGATCATCAAGCGCTCGTCCGGCGGCATCTACAACAACGCGGCCCAGATCTGGAACCACACCTTCTTCTGGAACTGCATGACGCCCAACGGCGGCGGCGAGCCCACCGGCGCGCTGGCCGATGCCATCAACCAGAAGTGGGGCAGCTACGCCGCCTTCAAGGAATCTTTCGTGAAGTCGGCCGTGGGCAACTTCGGCTCGGGCTGGACCTGGCTGGTGAAGAAGGCCGACGGCTCGGTCGACATCGTCAACACCGGCGCCGCCGGCACGCCCCTGACGACCGACGACAAGGCGCTGCTCACAGTGGACGTCTGGGAACACGCCTACTACATCGACTACCGCAACCTGCGCCCCAAGTTCGTCGAAACCTTCCTCGACAAGCTGGTGAACTGGAAGTTCGCGCAAGCCAACTTCGCCTGA
- a CDS encoding NADP-dependent isocitrate dehydrogenase, with protein MSTQQSTIIYTLTDEAPRLATSAFLPIVRTFTAPAGVNVETSDISVAARILGEFPDFLTDEQKVPNNLAELGRLTLLPDTNIIKLPNISASVHQLVSAIKELQGKGYAVPDYPEDPKTEEEKAIRQRYSKCLGSAVNPVLREGNSDRRAPAAVKNYARKNPHSMGEWSMASRTHVAHMTKGDFYHGEKSMTLAKACDVKMELVTASGKTLVLKPKVSLLAGEIIDSMFMSKAALCDFYEKQFEDARKTGVMLSLHVKATMMKVSHPIVFGHAVRIFYKEAFAKHGKLFDELGVNVNNGMVNLYDKIESLPTSKKEEIIRDLHACHEHRPELAMVDSAKGITNLHAPNDVIVDASMPAMIRIGGKMWGADGKPKDTKAVIPESTFARIYQEVINFCKTNGNFDPVTMGTVPNVGLMAQQAEEYGSHDKTFEISEAGVANIVDLATGEVLLSQNVEAGDIWRMCQVKDAAIRDWVKLAVTRARNSGMPAVFWLDPYRPHEAEMIKKVEAYLKDHDTKGLDIQIMSQVRAMRYTLERVIRGQDTISVTGNILRDYLTDLFPIMELGTSAKMLSIVPLMAGGGMYETGAGGSAPKHVQQLVEENHLRWDSLGEFLALAVSLEDLGIKNGNAKAKLVAKTLDEATGKLLDNNKNPRPKSGELDNRGSQFYLALYWAQALAEQTEDAELAAHFAPLAKQLAENEEAIVQELLEVQGKPVDIGGYYQPELDKLDAVMRPSQTFNKALESAQA; from the coding sequence ATGAGCACCCAGCAATCCACCATCATCTACACGCTGACCGATGAGGCGCCGCGCCTGGCCACCAGCGCTTTCCTGCCGATCGTGCGTACCTTCACCGCACCCGCGGGCGTCAACGTCGAGACCAGCGACATCTCGGTGGCGGCACGCATCCTGGGCGAGTTCCCCGATTTCCTGACCGACGAGCAGAAGGTTCCGAACAACCTCGCCGAGCTGGGCCGCCTCACGCTGCTGCCGGACACCAACATCATCAAGCTGCCCAACATCAGCGCCTCGGTGCACCAGCTGGTCAGCGCGATCAAGGAACTGCAGGGCAAGGGCTACGCCGTGCCCGACTATCCCGAAGATCCCAAGACGGAAGAGGAAAAGGCCATCCGCCAGCGCTACTCCAAGTGCCTGGGCTCGGCCGTGAACCCGGTGCTGCGCGAAGGCAATTCGGACCGCCGCGCGCCTGCCGCCGTGAAGAACTACGCGCGCAAGAACCCGCACAGCATGGGCGAGTGGAGCATGGCTTCGCGCACCCACGTGGCGCACATGACCAAGGGCGACTTCTACCATGGCGAGAAGTCGATGACGCTGGCCAAGGCCTGCGACGTCAAGATGGAACTGGTCACCGCCAGCGGCAAGACGCTGGTGCTCAAGCCCAAGGTGTCGCTGCTGGCCGGCGAGATCATCGACAGCATGTTCATGAGCAAGGCCGCGCTGTGCGACTTCTATGAGAAGCAATTCGAAGACGCACGCAAGACCGGCGTCATGCTGTCGCTGCACGTCAAGGCGACGATGATGAAGGTCTCGCACCCGATCGTCTTCGGCCACGCCGTGCGCATCTTCTACAAGGAAGCCTTTGCCAAGCACGGCAAGCTGTTCGACGAGCTGGGCGTGAACGTCAACAACGGCATGGTCAATCTCTACGACAAGATCGAGTCGCTGCCGACCTCGAAGAAGGAGGAGATCATCCGCGACCTGCATGCCTGCCACGAGCACCGTCCGGAGCTGGCCATGGTCGATTCGGCCAAGGGCATCACCAACCTGCACGCACCCAACGACGTGATCGTCGATGCCTCGATGCCGGCCATGATCCGCATCGGCGGCAAGATGTGGGGCGCCGACGGCAAGCCCAAGGACACCAAGGCGGTCATTCCCGAGTCGACCTTTGCCCGTATCTACCAGGAAGTCATCAACTTCTGCAAGACCAACGGCAACTTCGATCCCGTGACCATGGGCACCGTGCCCAACGTGGGCCTGATGGCGCAGCAGGCCGAGGAATACGGCTCGCACGACAAGACCTTCGAGATCAGCGAAGCCGGCGTGGCCAACATCGTCGACCTGGCGACGGGCGAAGTGCTGCTGTCGCAGAACGTCGAAGCCGGCGACATCTGGCGCATGTGCCAGGTCAAGGACGCCGCGATCCGCGACTGGGTCAAGCTGGCCGTGACGCGCGCGCGCAACTCGGGCATGCCGGCCGTGTTCTGGCTCGACCCCTACCGCCCGCACGAAGCCGAGATGATCAAGAAGGTCGAGGCCTACCTCAAGGACCACGACACCAAGGGCCTCGACATCCAGATCATGTCGCAGGTGCGCGCCATGCGCTACACCCTCGAGCGCGTGATCCGCGGCCAGGACACCATCTCGGTGACCGGCAACATCCTGCGCGACTACCTGACCGACCTGTTCCCGATCATGGAACTGGGCACCAGCGCCAAGATGCTGTCCATCGTGCCGCTGATGGCCGGTGGCGGCATGTACGAGACCGGCGCCGGCGGCTCGGCTCCCAAGCACGTGCAGCAGCTGGTGGAGGAGAACCACCTGCGCTGGGATTCGCTGGGCGAGTTCCTGGCGCTGGCCGTGTCGCTGGAAGATCTGGGCATCAAGAACGGCAACGCCAAGGCCAAGCTGGTCGCCAAGACCCTAGACGAAGCCACGGGCAAGCTGCTGGACAACAACAAGAACCCTCGTCCCAAGTCCGGCGAGCTCGACAACCGCGGCAGCCAGTTCTACCTGGCGCTGTACTGGGCCCAGGCCCTGGCCGAGCAGACCGAAGACGCCGAGCTGGCCGCGCATTTCGCGCCGCTGGCCAAGCAGCTGGCCGAGAACGAGGAGGCCATCGTGCAGGAGCTGCTGGAAGTGCAGGGCAAGCCGGTGGACATCGGCGGCTACTACCAGCCCGAGCTGGACAAGCTGGATGCCGTCATGCGCCCGAGCCAGACCTTCAACAAGGCGCTGGAATCTGCACAGGCCTGA
- a CDS encoding DUF192 domain-containing protein, with protein sequence MPASTARLPLLRTQRPRRAALSLAALCLAAWLGGGASAHALEGAPQLHLPRTELRAGMYRIDAQVAQSFGERQTGLMHRRQMPAHEGMLFVFEQPGRQCFWMKNTLLPLTAAFVADDGTIVNLADMQPQSEQSHCSAKPVRYVLEMNQGWFAQKKIGAGARLTGAPFVSR encoded by the coding sequence ATGCCTGCTTCCACTGCCCGCCTTCCCCTGCTGCGCACGCAGCGCCCGCGCCGCGCGGCGCTTTCCCTTGCCGCCCTGTGCCTGGCGGCATGGCTGGGCGGCGGCGCTTCGGCCCATGCGCTGGAGGGTGCGCCGCAGCTGCATCTGCCGCGCACCGAGCTGCGCGCCGGCATGTACCGCATCGACGCCCAGGTGGCACAGTCCTTCGGCGAGCGCCAGACCGGGCTGATGCATCGCCGGCAGATGCCCGCGCACGAAGGCATGCTGTTCGTGTTCGAGCAGCCCGGGCGCCAGTGCTTCTGGATGAAGAACACGCTGCTGCCACTCACGGCGGCCTTCGTCGCCGACGACGGCACCATCGTCAACCTGGCCGACATGCAGCCGCAGAGCGAGCAGTCGCATTGCTCGGCCAAGCCGGTGCGCTATGTGCTGGAGATGAACCAGGGCTGGTTCGCGCAGAAGAAGATCGGCGCCGGCGCCAGGCTCACGGGCGCACCTTTCGTCAGCCGCTGA
- the icd gene encoding NADP-dependent isocitrate dehydrogenase yields the protein MTSYQHIQVPARGQKITVNADMSLNVPDEPIIPYIEGDGTGQDITPVMLKVVDAAVAKAYGGARKIQWMEVFAGEKSTRIYGPDVWLPDETLQVLREYVVSIKGPLTTPVGGGIRSLNVALRQELDLYVCLRPVQYFKGVPSPLKEPEKTNMVIFRENSEDIYAGIEYEACSDKAKKLIDFLVQEMGVKKIRFPETSGIGVKPVSIEGTERLVRKAIQYAIDNDKPSVTIVHKGNIMKFTEGGFRDWAYALAQKEFGAQPIDGGPWCKFTNPKTGKDIVIKDSIADAFLQQILLRPAEYSVVATLNLNGDYISDALAAQVGGIGIAPGANMSDSVACFEATHGTAPKYAGKDYVNPGSEILSAEMMLRHMGWTEAADLVIRSLERAILSKQVTYDFARLMEGAIQVSCSGFGEVMIAQMD from the coding sequence ATGACCAGCTACCAGCATATCCAGGTGCCCGCCCGAGGCCAGAAGATCACGGTCAACGCCGACATGTCGCTGAACGTGCCGGACGAGCCCATCATTCCCTATATCGAGGGCGACGGCACGGGGCAGGACATCACGCCGGTGATGCTCAAGGTGGTGGACGCGGCCGTGGCCAAGGCCTATGGCGGAGCCCGGAAGATCCAGTGGATGGAGGTGTTCGCGGGCGAGAAGTCCACGCGCATCTACGGCCCCGATGTCTGGCTGCCCGACGAGACGCTGCAGGTGCTGCGCGAGTATGTGGTCTCGATCAAGGGGCCGCTCACCACGCCCGTGGGTGGCGGCATCCGCTCGCTCAACGTGGCGCTGCGCCAGGAGCTCGACCTCTATGTCTGCCTGCGTCCGGTGCAGTACTTCAAGGGCGTGCCTTCGCCGCTGAAGGAGCCGGAGAAGACCAACATGGTGATCTTCCGCGAGAACTCCGAAGACATCTACGCCGGCATCGAATACGAGGCCTGCAGCGACAAGGCGAAAAAGCTCATCGATTTCCTGGTGCAGGAGATGGGCGTCAAGAAGATCCGCTTTCCCGAGACTTCGGGCATCGGCGTCAAGCCGGTGTCGATCGAGGGCACCGAGCGGCTGGTGCGCAAGGCGATCCAGTACGCCATCGACAACGACAAGCCCAGCGTGACCATCGTGCACAAGGGCAACATCATGAAGTTCACCGAGGGCGGTTTCCGCGACTGGGCCTATGCGCTGGCGCAGAAGGAGTTCGGCGCGCAGCCCATCGACGGCGGGCCGTGGTGCAAGTTCACTAATCCGAAGACCGGCAAGGACATCGTGATCAAGGATTCCATTGCCGACGCCTTCCTGCAGCAGATCCTGCTGCGCCCGGCGGAGTATTCGGTGGTGGCGACGCTCAACCTCAACGGCGACTACATCTCCGATGCGCTGGCGGCACAGGTCGGCGGCATCGGCATCGCGCCTGGCGCCAACATGTCGGATTCGGTCGCGTGTTTCGAAGCCACCCATGGCACCGCGCCCAAGTATGCGGGCAAGGACTATGTGAACCCGGGCTCGGAAATCCTCTCGGCGGAGATGATGCTGCGCCACATGGGCTGGACCGAGGCCGCCGATCTGGTGATCCGTTCGCTGGAAAGAGCCATCCTGAGCAAGCAGGTGACCTATGACTTCGCGCGGCTGATGGAGGGGGCGATCCAGGTATCGTGCTCCGGGTTTGGCGAGGTGATGATCGCGCAGATGGATTGA
- a CDS encoding catalase family protein, producing MNETTAPRQPLAYRPEYESLEDDEAQTTRELMEAMQRIRETVARDEGHAFRSVHAKTHGILHGTLEILPLPDTFAQGLFARPGTHPVTLRMSSTPGDLLDDKVSTPRGVALKILKTEGARLDPADGLQEQDFLMVNGPVFNAPTARKFLKSLKLLAATTDKAPNAKKLLSAALRAIETVVEKAGGESATLKAMGGHPATNPLGETYFTQVPLLMGPYMAKLSLAPAAPQLTALKGAPVDLSQSTHALRDAVSSYFAAQGGTWELRAQLCVDLQQMPIEDASVEWSEGLSPHVPVAILTVPAQASWDNARSPAEDNELSFNPWRGLEAHRPIGSIMRVRRPAYPAGAGFRQRFNAGRSPKAPDPAE from the coding sequence ATGAACGAAACCACCGCACCCCGCCAGCCCCTGGCCTACCGTCCGGAGTATGAATCCCTCGAAGACGACGAGGCGCAGACCACCCGGGAACTGATGGAGGCCATGCAGCGCATCAGGGAGACCGTGGCCAGGGACGAAGGGCACGCCTTTCGCAGCGTGCACGCCAAGACGCACGGCATCCTGCACGGCACGCTGGAGATACTGCCCCTGCCCGACACCTTCGCGCAGGGCCTGTTCGCCAGGCCCGGCACGCATCCCGTGACGCTGCGCATGTCCAGCACGCCCGGCGATCTGCTCGACGACAAGGTCTCGACGCCGCGCGGTGTGGCTCTCAAGATCCTGAAGACCGAAGGCGCGCGCCTGGACCCGGCCGATGGGCTGCAGGAGCAGGATTTCCTGATGGTCAACGGCCCGGTCTTCAACGCGCCGACGGCCAGGAAATTCCTCAAGAGCCTGAAGCTGCTGGCGGCCACCACCGACAAGGCGCCCAACGCCAAGAAGCTGCTGTCGGCCGCGCTGCGCGCCATCGAGACCGTGGTGGAGAAAGCCGGCGGCGAGAGCGCCACGCTCAAGGCCATGGGCGGCCACCCGGCGACGAACCCGCTGGGCGAGACCTATTTCACGCAGGTGCCGCTGCTGATGGGACCCTACATGGCCAAGCTGTCGCTGGCGCCCGCGGCGCCGCAGCTCACCGCGCTGAAGGGTGCGCCCGTGGACCTGTCGCAGAGCACCCACGCGCTGCGTGATGCCGTCAGCAGCTACTTTGCCGCGCAGGGCGGCACTTGGGAGCTGCGCGCGCAGCTGTGCGTGGACCTGCAGCAAATGCCCATCGAGGATGCCTCGGTCGAATGGTCCGAGGGGCTCTCGCCGCATGTGCCCGTAGCGATTCTTACCGTGCCGGCGCAGGCCTCCTGGGACAACGCGCGCTCGCCCGCCGAGGACAACGAATTGTCCTTCAACCCCTGGCGCGGCCTTGAAGCCCATCGGCCGATCGGCTCGATCATGCGCGTGCGCCGCCCGGCCTATCCCGCGGGCGCGGGTTTCAGGCAGCGGTTCAACGCCGGCAGGTCGCCCAAGGCACCCGATCCGGCGGAGTGA
- a CDS encoding FdhF/YdeP family oxidoreductase, whose protein sequence is MNAKTPTSPVPPYPHPAGGWGSVKALGISLMRDGAPLATASALRKQNKPGGFACVGCAWAKPAKPHLAEFCENGAKATAWELTDKRATPEFFARHSLAELRGWSELELEGAGRLTEPLRYDADSDRYLPVSWDEAIAGIGRALAAQRAADPRATVFYASGRASLEASYMYQLLARLYGNNNLPDSSNMCHESTSVALPETIGVPVGTVRLDDFEQTDAIFFFGQNVGVSSPRMLHQLQEARQRGVPIVTFNPLKEVGLVHFANPQSPAQMLTPGETTISTQYLQVRNGGDLAALTGLCKWLIEADDIAQARGGARVLDAAFIAEHTQGFGAFAQAMRAADWSAIERGSGLPRDALERAAKTYAHATAVLGIYGMGLTQHREGVANVQMLSNLLLLRGNIGRPGAGICPVRGHSNVQGQRSVGITEKPELAPLDRLAELYAFEPPRERGRDTVATCEGVIDGSVRAFVGLGGNFLRAAPDSQRLAAAWAGLDLTVHVATRLNFTHVVPGRESYLLPCLGRIEIDQQAGGAQTVAVEDSTGCFHASDGVAEPAVPTLRSEAAIVAAIAQACLPPNPRVPWNDWVADYAKVRDAIEATWPDVFQGFNQRFRDPGGLPKPNAARERRWETDSGKAQFIVPPPTEHESDPSVLRLMTLRSDDQFNTSIYSLDDRFRNVWGTRRVLFMHPHDMRARGLAEGDMAHVTTVAHDGHRRELAGLRVVPYDLPRGSVGGYFPECNPLLPLQHHAHGSHVPAAKNIPVRVKSAVA, encoded by the coding sequence ATGAACGCCAAAACGCCCACGTCGCCTGTGCCGCCCTACCCGCATCCCGCCGGCGGCTGGGGATCCGTGAAGGCGCTGGGCATCAGCCTCATGCGCGACGGCGCGCCGCTGGCGACCGCCAGTGCATTGCGCAAGCAGAACAAGCCAGGTGGCTTTGCCTGCGTGGGCTGTGCGTGGGCCAAGCCGGCGAAACCCCATCTGGCCGAGTTCTGCGAGAACGGCGCCAAGGCCACGGCCTGGGAGCTGACCGACAAGCGCGCCACACCCGAATTCTTCGCCAGGCACTCGCTGGCCGAGCTGCGCGGCTGGAGCGAGCTGGAGCTCGAGGGTGCGGGGCGACTCACCGAGCCGCTGCGCTACGACGCGGACAGCGACCGCTACCTGCCCGTGAGCTGGGACGAAGCCATTGCCGGCATCGGCCGGGCGCTGGCCGCGCAACGCGCCGCCGACCCGCGTGCCACGGTGTTCTACGCCTCGGGCCGTGCCTCGCTGGAGGCCAGTTACATGTACCAGCTGCTGGCGCGCCTGTATGGCAACAACAACCTGCCCGACAGCTCCAACATGTGCCACGAGAGCACCTCGGTGGCGCTGCCCGAGACCATTGGCGTGCCCGTGGGCACGGTGCGGCTCGACGACTTCGAACAGACGGATGCCATCTTCTTCTTCGGCCAGAACGTCGGCGTGAGCAGCCCGCGCATGCTGCACCAGCTGCAGGAGGCACGCCAGCGCGGCGTGCCCATCGTCACCTTCAATCCGCTCAAGGAAGTGGGCCTGGTGCATTTCGCCAATCCGCAGTCGCCCGCGCAGATGCTCACGCCGGGCGAGACCACCATCAGCACCCAGTACCTGCAGGTGCGCAACGGCGGCGACCTCGCCGCCCTCACCGGCCTGTGCAAATGGCTGATCGAAGCTGACGACATCGCGCAGGCCCGGGGCGGCGCGCGCGTGCTGGACGCGGCCTTCATCGCGGAACATACGCAGGGTTTCGGGGCCTTTGCGCAAGCCATGCGCGCCGCCGACTGGAGCGCCATCGAGCGCGGAAGCGGCCTGCCGCGCGACGCGCTCGAGCGCGCTGCAAAGACCTATGCCCATGCCACGGCGGTGTTGGGCATCTATGGCATGGGCCTGACCCAGCACCGCGAAGGCGTGGCCAACGTCCAGATGCTGAGCAATCTGCTGCTGCTGCGCGGCAACATCGGCCGGCCCGGCGCGGGCATCTGCCCGGTGCGCGGCCACTCCAACGTCCAGGGCCAGCGCAGCGTGGGCATCACCGAGAAGCCCGAGCTGGCGCCGCTCGACAGGCTGGCCGAGCTCTATGCCTTCGAGCCGCCGCGCGAGAGGGGCCGCGACACGGTCGCCACCTGCGAGGGCGTGATCGACGGCTCGGTGCGTGCCTTCGTCGGCCTGGGCGGCAACTTCCTGCGCGCCGCGCCGGACAGCCAGCGCCTGGCGGCTGCCTGGGCCGGCCTGGATCTCACGGTGCATGTGGCCACGCGGCTGAACTTCACGCATGTGGTGCCAGGGCGCGAATCCTATCTGCTGCCCTGCCTTGGCCGCATCGAAATAGACCAACAGGCCGGTGGCGCGCAGACCGTCGCGGTGGAGGATTCCACCGGGTGCTTCCATGCCTCCGATGGCGTGGCCGAGCCTGCCGTGCCCACCCTGCGCTCCGAGGCCGCGATCGTCGCCGCCATCGCCCAGGCCTGCCTGCCACCCAACCCACGGGTGCCATGGAACGACTGGGTAGCCGACTACGCCAAGGTGCGCGACGCCATCGAAGCCACCTGGCCCGATGTGTTCCAGGGCTTCAACCAGCGCTTTCGCGACCCCGGCGGCCTGCCCAAACCCAACGCGGCGCGCGAACGCAGGTGGGAAACCGACAGCGGCAAGGCGCAATTCATCGTGCCGCCACCCACCGAGCACGAGAGCGATCCCAGCGTGCTGCGGCTGATGACGCTGCGCAGCGACGACCAGTTCAACACCAGCATCTACAGCCTCGACGACCGCTTCCGCAACGTCTGGGGCACGCGCCGGGTGCTCTTCATGCATCCCCACGACATGCGCGCGCGCGGCCTGGCCGAAGGCGACATGGCGCACGTGACGACGGTCGCACACGACGGCCACCGGCGCGAGCTGGCAGGCCTGCGCGTGGTGCCCTACGACCTGCCGCGCGGCAGCGTCGGCGGCTATTTTCCCGAGTGCAACCCCTTGCTGCCGCTGCAGCACCATGCGCACGGGAGCCACGTGCCCGCGGCCAAGAACATTCCCGTGCGCGTCAAAAGCGCCGTGGCCTGA
- a CDS encoding LysR family transcriptional regulator, producing MTLTQLRYLVALGAEGSIRAAARSLGLAQATVTQGLGELQAGTGVMLLERRGRGVQFTAAGKELLEQARSIVGQVGRAQENLERHRQAGAERRLAVGVTPWVGQTLLAPVVSAFRKALPHVGLEFVDGFAALTYPRLREGTLDLMIGRIGPAHTMQGLQAEALFRYEMTVVARAQHPQAHARSLAQLLQSDWILSHGQLENESVMQDLFGKHGLTPPHERIQLAHSGWLALSLMKRVDMLSFWPWPLLETENFNGDFIALNLQERFAHHEVGIVRRAHESASHAAALFIDLFRQQVRQAALSTDPAWKRFFYTLDWLPGEN from the coding sequence ATGACACTCACTCAATTGCGCTATCTGGTGGCGCTGGGCGCCGAAGGCAGCATCCGGGCCGCAGCGCGCTCGCTGGGCCTGGCGCAGGCCACGGTCACGCAGGGGCTGGGGGAACTGCAGGCTGGCACCGGAGTCATGCTGCTCGAGCGCCGGGGCCGCGGCGTGCAGTTCACGGCGGCCGGCAAGGAACTGCTGGAGCAGGCCAGGAGCATCGTCGGGCAGGTGGGCCGGGCGCAGGAAAACCTGGAGCGCCACCGGCAGGCCGGCGCCGAGCGCCGGCTGGCGGTGGGAGTCACGCCCTGGGTCGGCCAAACGCTGCTGGCGCCGGTCGTTTCGGCTTTCAGGAAGGCGCTGCCGCATGTGGGACTGGAATTCGTCGACGGCTTTGCCGCTCTCACCTACCCGCGGCTGCGCGAAGGCACACTGGACCTGATGATCGGCCGCATCGGCCCGGCGCACACCATGCAGGGGCTGCAGGCCGAAGCGCTGTTCCGCTACGAGATGACGGTGGTGGCGCGGGCGCAGCATCCCCAGGCCCACGCGCGCTCGCTGGCGCAGCTGCTGCAAAGCGACTGGATACTCAGCCACGGCCAGCTGGAAAACGAAAGCGTCATGCAGGACCTGTTTGGCAAGCATGGCCTGACACCGCCGCACGAGCGCATCCAGCTGGCGCATTCGGGCTGGCTGGCGCTGTCGCTGATGAAGCGTGTGGACATGTTGAGCTTCTGGCCCTGGCCGCTGCTGGAAACCGAGAACTTCAATGGCGACTTCATTGCGTTGAACCTGCAGGAGCGCTTCGCACACCACGAGGTGGGCATCGTGCGGCGCGCGCACGAGTCGGCCAGCCATGCCGCCGCGCTGTTCATCGATCTTTTCAGGCAGCAGGTGCGCCAGGCGGCGCTCAGCACCGATCCGGCGTGGAAGCGCTTTTTCTATACGCTCGACTGGCTGCCCGGCGAGAATTGA